The genomic stretch TCGGGCGAGATCTCGCCCGAGCGGCACGAACGGGCGGTGGACAACGCGGTGCGCGAGGCGGTCGAGGCGCAGCATCGGGCGGGCGTCGATCTGGTGACGGACGGCGAACAGGCGCGCGACAATTTCTATTCGTTTGTCGCCGACAAGCTGGACGGCGTGCGGTTGATGACGCTCGCCGAGATGCTCGAGCACGTCGAGGACAAGGAGGGCTTCAGCCGGCTGCTCGACACGCTCGACGTGCCCGCGTTCTCGATTCGCAATCCCACCTGCGTCGGCCGCGTTCGCGCGCGCGAGCCGCTGGTGTTGCCGGATCTCGAGCGGCTGCGGCGCCACACCGGGCGACCGATCAAGGTCACGCTGCCCGGTGCCTATCTGCTGACGCGCGCGATGTGGGTGCCCGAGCTGAGCCGCGAGGCGTATGACAGCAAGGAGGCGCTGGGGCGCGACGTGGTCGCCATTCTGCGCGAGGAAGTCGCACGGCTGGCGGCGGCCGGCGCCGACTTCATCCAGCTCGACGAGCCGGTGCTCACCGAGCTGGTGTTCTCGCAAGGGCAGACGCGCACCTTCATGTGTGCGTCGCTGGCGGCTCGCGGCGATCCGAGCGATGAGCTGCGCTGGGCGGTCGAGATGCTGGGCGAAGTGCTGGCGTCGGCGGCCGGGGTGCGCACCGGGCTCCACGTCTGCCGCGGCAACTGGAGCCGCGACGAACGGACGCTGCTGCGCGGCCGCTACGCGCCGCTCGCGCCCTGGCTCGCGCAGGTGCCGGTGACGCAATTGGTGCTCGAATACGCGACACCGCGCGCGGGCGAGGTGATCTCGCCGGGAGATAAGGAGCTGGGGCTCGGCGTGGTGAATCCGCGCTCGGAAGACGTCGAAGCGCCCGAGCAGATCGTGGCCCGCGTCGAGGCCGCGCTACAGGTGGTGCCGCGCGAGCGCGTGTTCCTCAATCCCGACTGTGGCTTCGGCACGTTCTCGGCGCGGCCGATCAATGACGCCGAGACCGCCGAGCGCAAGCTCGCCGCGATGGTCGAGGCCGCGCGGCGGCTGCGAGGGGCGTGAGGCCGGCGGGGAGCGCCTCCCGGAGCTCCCCGCCTGCTCCTCCCTACCAGATCTCCGGGCGCTTGCTGTCTGCCGTCACCATCGGGTCGCCGGCCTGGCAATGGAACGCGGCGCGGAACTCCGGCATGTTCGAGAGTGGCCCCTTCACGCGCCATTCGGCCGGCGAGTGCGGATTGGTGAGCACGATGGTGCGCAGCAGCTCGGGCCGGATCTTCGACCGCCAGGCGTGGGCGTAGCCGAGGAAGAAGCGCTGCTCGCCGGTGTAGCCGTCGATCACCGGCGCCGGCTTCCCGTGCAGAGACCGCTGCCAGGCGTGATAGGCGATCGTGAGCCCGCCAAAGTCGGCCAGGTTCTCGCCCAGCGTCAGCTGACCGTTCACGTGCAACGAATCCACCGCCACGTAGCCATTGAACTGATCCACGACCTTCTGCGCCGCGGCCTTGAACTTGGCCGCGTCGTCCTCGGTCCACCAGTTGCGCAGATTGCCCTTGGCGTCGTACTGCCGCCCCTGATCGTCGAAGCCATGCGTGATCTCGTGCCCGATCACCATGCCGATGGCGCCGTAGTTGGTGGCGTCATCCGCGTTCGGATCGAACTGCGGCGGCTGCAGGATCCCGGCCGGGAAGAAGATCTGATTGACCAGCGGATCGTAGTAGGCGTTGACGGTCGGAGGCGTCATCCCCCATTCCGAGCGATCCACCGGCTTGTTGATCTGATTCATCTTGTATTCCATCGCGAACTTCTGGCAGCGGGTGAGATTGTCGATGGTCGGCGCCTT from Candidatus Sulfotelmatobacter sp. encodes the following:
- a CDS encoding cobalamin-independent methionine synthase II family protein, producing the protein MSALPLFPVTTVGSWPRPGVVLASWRALRSGEISPERHERAVDNAVREAVEAQHRAGVDLVTDGEQARDNFYSFVADKLDGVRLMTLAEMLEHVEDKEGFSRLLDTLDVPAFSIRNPTCVGRVRAREPLVLPDLERLRRHTGRPIKVTLPGAYLLTRAMWVPELSREAYDSKEALGRDVVAILREEVARLAAAGADFIQLDEPVLTELVFSQGQTRTFMCASLAARGDPSDELRWAVEMLGEVLASAAGVRTGLHVCRGNWSRDERTLLRGRYAPLAPWLAQVPVTQLVLEYATPRAGEVISPGDKELGLGVVNPRSEDVEAPEQIVARVEAALQVVPRERVFLNPDCGFGTFSARPINDAETAERKLAAMVEAARRLRGA